Genomic window (Zingiber officinale cultivar Zhangliang chromosome 2B, Zo_v1.1, whole genome shotgun sequence):
gcttcagttgtttacctcaacctacttgctAAATTTAGATCTTCTAGATCTAATTTGAACtcttcacttagctttgatcggcccgctaggactttctccttgattttcggtcctccagacctctcgatcataccgccaagcttcgggtcccctcgacccacttggacttgcacctgggttccacgatctgccaggatttctcctgcctagcctccaactaggtctttctggttaagtaaacagcctgcacactcagtcaacttgagatcacaacaagacttaacttgaacctttgacaacatcaaaacttaggtttgattctggtgcaacttgcaccaacatataTTGTACTACTACTGCCGCACAACTACTCTGGTACATCCAACCGGTACAAGCAAATCGACACCAACACACGGGCACTTCAGCTTCTACATCATCGTGTTGGGTAACTTAATTTCAGTCATTTACTTTATTGCTTAAAGGAAGTGTAGGTTATTACACTTACGTTAGATTCTCTTTGTATTTGATTACTCTACCAAGAGTTTCCACTCGACGGCTCAGGAAAATCAATagcatgcgagaactgggacgcaagcataatcaagaaagtcgaggccaacgccaaagcaacctgcaccctccaatgcggcCTTACacaggaggagctgaaccgagtcggcccattctcaagtgcaaatgaattgtgggagaaactgatcgagctgcacaagGGCACgtccgacacaaaggtaagtaagcatgacttactttttaataaattatataacatcaaaatgcaggaaggagaaacagctaGCCAGCTTCACGCGAGAGTTCAAGATCTACTAAACAGACTTCACACgatcggacagaaagtggagaaccgtgATGTTATAAGGTACGCGTTtaatgcctttccaaggaacactttgtgggcgtCCATGgtcgatgcctacaaagtttctaaggatttgtctttaattaaattagatgagttgttttctgaattcgaattacatgaacagactaatgctcgGTCGGTCGAGAAATGTGTTGCATTGTTTGTAGGTACAAACAAGGGAAAGGAGGCGAGAAAAAAGCATCAGATTaaacccgagtccaaagacgaatTGGACTCAGAAGACGACAATGAGATTACTGCCGAACTAGTAAAACTCGTACGGaaaatgtgcaaaaagaagaaggcgaCTCCATCAAATTCGAAGGTCAAGACTGGAGTTACTTGCTATGACAGTAACCAGAagggggcactacaagccggattgtCCAAACCAGAAGTAATGAAGAAAGAAGGTGGAATtaacttcaaaataaatatttaattaacttattttaaaacttgagtctaactcaaatgtaaatcaatccttagatggaatttaaattgaagattaaaattaaccatctcataaacttattaaggttccctgattgataatttagaaaagggtgagatggacctataattaaaatagttaatcaattcaattaagatggcttaatcttaatttcaaaatctcacttaattttaattttaaaatcttaatttatttcaaaatctcaCTTAATTtgacaattaattttaaaatcataattaatttcaaaatctcactTTATTtgacaattaatttttaaatcataattaatttttaaatctcacttaattaattttataattaatttaaaaatcataattaatttcaaaatctcactcaattttataattaattttaattcactttcaaaatcttacttatttccataaatattttcaaattatttttccaaaatgataattactttcaaatcattataattaactaaattaatttcaaacaaaaattaagtgatgtaattttcaaaatcttaatcatagtaaaaattcaaaaatattaattatttgattttaaattattaatcctTAGATctctaaaatcttaattatttctaattttcaaatcatattataatcacaaacttaattttcaaaatcttcaaaacaaaaaaaaaagtttactcatatttaaaaaaaaaataaactcattgagaattcaaacttatattttaaatttcaattttaaaatttttaaatattgataaaattaaaataaagttaactccatctcacgctcactcataAGTTGAATAAGCTcgataacctagaatgggtgagatggaaaattaggaaaatatataataattgttaagttttttaaatttacaTGATTAGACTCTAGGACCTTAAATCTTTTTTGGGGCATTAATCGAGGGGGAGCGAAAGAAGGATTTGTAAATTAAGCCCAAGTTaggttttttttaatatatatatatatatatattgcttatttttttaacttgatgTTAAAACAAAAATTATTCTACCtgctgttaaaaattatttttaacttaattttaaagtaCAAATTATTTTTGACCTAATGATGAAATAAAAATTAGCTTTCAGCTTAATATTGCATCATTATTTTTAATGTTGGATTAAGAAGCTTaatgttaatttaaatttttaaacataaaCTACTTTTGCATAgtgtttatcaaattttttttaatacttagctttttaagtacttaaacttttttcctaaatattttttttcaaatctaaGTATTTAGTAAACTTCCTTTCAGCTAAGTTTTTAACTCAAGTTtaactaagtaattttcaaagctaatttttttttaactaaacttagttaaattatcttctaaacttagctatttagcAAAAGTACTTTCTCAATACAATCATTTTAAAGCTAAGATCAAACTAAGTTTTTCGGCAAAGGACTTTTAACTAAGTTTTCTTTaagaaaaactctttaaaaagctAAGTCACTAACTATATGTTTCAAAAGCTAGGTCCTTTACAATATTCAGGGAAGCTACCCTTCAAGgggaaattaaaaatatattttttacaaaCTTCTCtctatctatttttcttttttgatttatgtcaaagggggagagaaaaatcaAAGTTAAATAAGGGGAAgtataaggaatttttttttgaaagttttttctcATTATTACAGTTATGCTTATGCTTAAAATTTCCTTACATTACTGTTATatcttacttaactttgaaccgtgttgtcataatcaaaaagagggagattattggtgcgggaagcatccgacgatcgaacctatgttttaatTATATCAAAggcttcaaagttaagttattttgttatctgatatgtttgaatgagctttgcaggaaagtcctaagtatacttattcaaaaagtcctagctacggttaggcaggtggaaaattctagggggtggtaaccctaagtcatgggggtggtaatcctaggtaaagaaaagtcctagctgcggttaggcaaagggaacccctagggggtggtaaccctaggtcctaggggacgataaccctaggtcctagaaggcggtaaccctaggcggaaagtcttggcgggtagaagtctttgggcaaaaatcctagagttggagactttaggttgaaatcctagtgtcgcgaatcaggtggaagtctgggcgggtcatggagcggacgtccagcatgaagatcggaagctttgggcgctgagcaaaagtccagttaatctggaggatcaactggcaacaggtaaactctcctgaatggagtaggtgaggacgcgttccccggtgagggaagaGTAGGCGtcggttagacctaggatttccggaggaAATCCGGAGTCAGAACCGGACACTCCGAAGGTtgtcaacttatttgtttgatattatttgctacttgtctaactctattttgcagggaaCTAACGATTTTGCAGGGttggacttagccttgatcggtcgaccgaacggccGGATCGGTCAAACGAACCCCAGTACAACCGGATCAGATTTCCAGATTGCAGACCGGGTTCGATCaagggatcggtcaaccaaacaaaGGATATGAGTTGACTTGATCGAAGCAGGGTAATCAGATCTGATGAGgatatcatctgatcggtcgatcaaacatggggatcgatcgaccgatccacttcaggtcaaacctgatcccgagcttCGAGGATCTGGATCAAATCTAAAGAGgttataaaaaggagcctcggaTAGCACTTCGAAGATAACCGATCatgtaaaagaaaagaaacagtgTTAGCATTGTTTCTGTATTTATTACTTTTCCACTGCATATTTACTCGATATTTTTTAGAAACGAACGAAATAACCTCCTCTaatgctttcgatccaacattaggttcatcatttttttgtttaattaatttctaCTGTAAATCTTGATATTAATTAGTTCCAATCCATTAGACCATAGAATTCATGATTAAGAAAATCTTCATGCATGTTCATCCATTTGCAAGTACTTTACTAATTAGAATTTGTAGAAATCATGATTAAGAAAACCTTCATGTTCATCCATTTGTGTTCACACAACTTTAATTCTAATCCTTTAATTTGGTCAACATTTTTCACATCGATTTGCTCTAAATTAAAGAAACAATTATTTTCCTCGTTAATTCCAAGTGTTGCTAAaagcttattattattattattattattattattattattattattattattattattattaattattattattaatattattattattattattattattattattattattattattatattagtagGCTTAATCTTGTTCACATTTATCAATTTGAAATTGAAACACATACTTTGCTAGACGCAGACACTAGGATAACATGCATGGAACATCAACTATGCTTATATTTGACAAAAACATCATCGATCATCAGACAACGTGCTGGAGGACTCTGTCAAGTATCTGGAGCAACTCTGGTACCGCGACGAGCTGCGGGAAGTGACCGTCGCCGTCGATGATCTCCAGCGTCGCTTGCCCTTTGTTGATCCTTCTTTGCAAGTATCGCCCCACGGCGACTGGCACCACGAAGTCATTGCTCGTCTGGATGATGGTCGTCGGCGTCTCCACTTCGTCGACGATATCTCTCAAATCGCATAGGAAAACAGCCCTCGCTACGGTGTATGCAATCGCCGGCTTCATGCTCCTGAAGCTTGCCTTAAACTTGTCCACCATTGTGGCAGCTGCGCCAGTTATGCCAACGGCGAGGGGGATGAAGTTATCGATCCATGAGTGGAAGTCAGACTTGATGTTGGAGAGTAATTGCTCCACATTGGTCATCTCAAACCCACCTTCATAGCCGTCACCGCTGTTCAAATATCTACACGTACACACAGCTATTAATATATTCATTAATTAAGCAAaggtgatcgatcgatcgatctccACCTCAACGAAGATAAATTCCAACAAAAAGACAGAAAAAACAGGTCAGCAGAAAAATACAAGtcgatggatttttttttttttggtatctTTCTTAATGTGTGGATCGAACTATGGATAACCCTCATGCGATCAAAATGCTACTATGTATCATTGGTTACGGCTTTGCCACGATTGGCTAATACAGCGACTTATTCTCTCTACCAAGTTTGACTATCTGTCCATccatatggaaattaataactaattaagaggtaattaattttaatatatatacacCCTACGACGATAAATATATACGAATGATTCTTAAACTTCATGTTTAAATGTTTGAGTGAATAAATATTGAATGTGCGGTTAATTATCTTTAGCAAGAAGACTTGCGTACTGCATGGttgtataattatatatataattagtgATTAATGAAACATTTAAAGATATTAATTGTTGAAAATTAAGCAACGGAATGGAAGGGAAATCATTAAGGAAGCTGACCTTGGCGAAGCAGAGAGGAGGACGAGATGAGAGAAGAGGCGAGGATTTCGAGTGGAAGCGATGCAACCGATCATGGCTGACATGGAGTGCCCCACCAAGATCGCCCCTCGCACCTGCAACCTCTCCATCAGCGCCACCACAGCCTCCGCCAACGCCGACAACGAAGACCACGACGACAAGTCCAGGCCGCCTTCATCAGTATCTACAATTCCATGTTCATCCGCGTCGGCTATGCCGGAGCCGGCGCCGGCGAAGTTCCAGTCGAAGAGCAGGAGGCGGTGGCTCCGGGAGAGGTGAGGCAGAAGGAGGTCCCAAGTCGACTGGTCGATGCCGTAACCGTGCGCCAGCACCACCGTCGGCTCCCCCTCACCGATCAACCGAACGTTAGCGATCAAATCGACCATCTTCATATGAAATTATGTGTATATCATGAAATCTACTACTAGTGTACTCTTATTTATAGAATAAcatatatatttagaaaaaaaaaaattgtaactcCATATGTACACGATGGTCCATATtacaattaattaaatgagttgggTTAGGTTTCTTTCGTTTTCTCCAATTGGAAAATATTAAGAATATGTACCCATGACGTAGACAAGATTAATCACTAAAAGCACATTTTTGTCTTCTAGTCTTGCCTCGTTTGTGGACTACATTAACTTGATTGTGATTCTTCCCTTTTAATATCTATTTATTCATGTTtaaaataggaagaaaaaaaaatgatacacAAGTGAATTAATGATCGTGTCGGCGTTTGGTGCTGTTTCTTGCCGTCGAATTAATTCGCTCGACCCCAAACAAACTCTAGAAGACATAGCTGAAATGGCATGGGAGTAAAAGGAATATACTTCCTTAATTAAGCATTCCATTGAGTGAATAAATGAGATTTCCTTGGTATCCTCTCAATGCTGGAAGATACTGCTTTCAGCCTTGTGGAGAGATTGGGTCTTCTTGGCTTTTGCCTAAATGCTCATATTTACACCGTGAGAATCTCTCCGTTGACTCTTCCTTCATTTTTAATTCGTGTAATGTGTGATTAATTCAAACAACGATTGGCTATAAATATTATTGAGAAATTGATGGGCTGTGACCTATATATCACTGAAGAAGTTTCAACTCAACTGTGCAAATAAAAAAACAGAGAGAAACGGGAGAAAGAAGAAGACAAGGAGTGGAAATGGCCTGCGAGTAAAGGAATATACCTCATTATATTAATTAATCACTCCATTAAATGAAAATAAACAATATGTAAATCTTTGCGCATGAATGTTAGTTTTCACAGGTGTGATGTAGTGGTAAAGCACTTAAGAGAACAAATAAAAGACTCAAAATTTGAATCTCAATATAGATAGAGTTGGATAAGCACAAGATATATGAGTTATTTTGACATGGTCCAACACCAATGAGATGAGGTAAAGTTGGATAAGCACAAGATagaataagagttattttggcttGGTGCAAAACCAAGGAGATCAATTTGAACAACCATGGTAGGACTAGGAGTAGCCTAGTACTCAATGCATCTAATAGTACAGACTATTATAATGTAATTTAGCGGCTCAAGAGCGACTCACTCTGAGGTTACACGAGTCTTGTTGATCAGGTAAGCCCAAGGGAGACCACTTAGATTTGAAGGAAATGACTTTATGTGCCATGAAACTTCTTCCTATCTCTTCTTTGTCACTAAGCACTATTTATTAGTAGTAGAAGAGCGTTTAAGAAAAGGTTATATAAGCTTTAAATAGGATTTCTTTAGTATCTAATAAGTTAAAAATTACCGCCATGTTTTCAATGTAATGGAATCAATACTAAGCCAATATTCAATAGAATCAATACTAGTTACTTTGCGCCCCCGGGCACATCTAAGCTAGTCGCCACATGGTACATTTATTGAAATGGACAAGGATTAATTCCCGACGAAGTTGACAGAAAATACTCTCCCGCATGGTGACTTGctcaatttcctaatttacctctcTATAGATGGTTGTGGGGCCCGTCATGTGGGGTACCCAGGGTCAATgtattgttggggttgtaaggttacaaataaaattatacgttgaaaacatatgggaaaaATCATGAGCTTACACGGGAAAAATATCTATATTAGTATGAGATCTTTTTTGCAAAGCCCAAATATAAAACCATGAtagcttagacccaaagtggacaatatcatatcattatgtaAATattcccgacttctgataagtgactcctaaactctcccaagaggaacttgtcactacgatctcagcgtagtgtcttgatacttttaccttgacgttactccacatcagcctaatactctgtgaacttatcaaagcacttagacttgcggcacatcaagtaaatgtacccatattttgaatagttgtctataaaatagacgaaatattcgaaaccagctctttcctggatagtcatagatccacacaaatcagaatgaaccaattccaacacatcttggttattcttccttccaagtaagactcgcaggttggaaaggttttcactaccaatgaacccaaaagttcatcggctattatcctttgaatcctacttaagttaatatagcctagccttagatgccaaagatatgattggttcatttccgaaggttgctttctcttattagagttagaagatgtgttattaatttccaatttgttgcattgtggaagttataaattgtcaaccaacgtaccagaacagataacttccctctttttcttgataacaactttgttatcaaaaaagatatttagtgtggacgtatacaaattcaaacatttgtaagaggggtgttttacctagctttatgacaaattaatagttggtattactttggtcacgcaaaacaatagcagtgactccgttagggaggatattattgaatgcgtctaagtgtataccattatttgatactttgtccattaaataggattgtgccccttcagttggagaagatcacatgctcctaaataatttcctataaccatccataaaggaagtttgatctagtgatccgcaacaaacccatccattgtggagggaggcactcagagccaacacacaagcttgttgcatcacttacaaaccagtaatggagaccgtgaaatttatttaaaaatccctctcccacttagttatttaaggtgaggaattttaacctatgctagcatatatcacatgcacacacacacatcacagtaaataaaagcaataaatttggaaattaatttttcaactattatggccttttctgtcactgttctccatgtgctccaaccctagctgctgccatctttagccaccgctattgggtccagtcgtcgcatctatcttacttcttattccgctgcgcctctggtcctcaaaaagcaccacgcctcgcaagaatacgattcgcgacaaaaatagaattttacatatatcgattctATATTCTACGAAGGAATGTACAATCCTATATtctacgaaggaatgtacatgtaatctagattgaaaataaaattctaaaatccaagggctaatacagctcctgctgtattagttacatacaatcatgcacacacaaaaataatgcccttgacatgtccaagggtccaatcacacataacatctataagccattatagttggagcctacaaccataaagttagcacatcctactattatcctgcctaaattatgtatgacatgtgcataatctatttgaaaaccaaacacacagaagcaaactctagctctgataccaattgttagttggtcctaggaagatcgtactggttccactgtataaaaattttgtacaagtgtcgaacctttcctaaacaacctattgtgctctttagaagttaaattaggaatcgcaaacggaacttaaaattattgattccaaatttaacttatctgttcttaatggtttagatttggatcgcaagcggaacttaacactattgatctaaatcaacctatgttataaatttaattaaatattaattttcaaaattggcttccaggttaaacatagcgaggcactaggccttcttggatatgggagcaaccaccacttcctagataaagccttttaaggaaagctaatatttaatttccttatataactctaggtttaaccaaaaggaacaatcgaatcacaaattcaaaaaacaaaaagaaaacacaaacttgaattacaattcgaaaaactagaatctaatgcctcttgtgtttggaattcttacaaagaaaaataactagtatgttgcggaagaaaattactagttataccttttctttgtatgctaataacctcgagatcttctgccgtattcctcgcctcaccttggacgttgtgtgggtgacgatcctccaagatgaacaccacccaaagagcttctcctccttctctatgttttggccaccaccaccaccaaggagcaaaagagagcaaagggaaaagagagggagagagggtcggccacaagaggatcaccaacaaaagaataagaattgttatatcatgaggtctcccctccccttcttttatattacttgcccaaggcaaataagggaagactttttacaaaaattaaaatcttcttcttgtttttctttttccctttttatttttccttttctttcctcttgattgattcaatcaccaaACATGGATTGATTGGCTTgattgaccggccccttgcttgggcacaaagcaagggtggccaaccaaaataataaggaaagaaataacctttgtaaaattttataagcaaagaaaaactcttataaaattttacaagctctcttttaatttcctaaagttaatgttaaaaaaggaaagttttaaaaattaaaaccaagttttaaaatttaaaacttctcttctaaaatttccttttttttaacatggttagaaaattttcaaatttaaaacttctcttccttttttcttaaaaccatgaggatggttaaaaaaggaaagttttaaaacttttaaaatttcttttaaaccatgtggcctaattcaaataaagaaaattttatattttaaaaactcttaaaacttgtagatatctacaaagagaagatttttaaaaaaattcaaaacacccctccttatttgaaatatgtggcTGGCCCCCTTAAAGAagcatatggtcggccacctcaaggaGAATATGGCCGgtccctttggcttggtcaccaagtcatgggtcggccccttcttggacaccaagatggacttttcaTGAGTAGATtagaggctttaatgaggctatgacagggacttagaggagaaattggttttggccttctaatgagcttgagtatcccgtgttcgccccgaacacacaactcaagttcatcaataataactcatttcactagagagttattattgcactaccgtgccaatctcaaattacattatgggctccttcttatcatgagtgtgttagtctccctgtgtttaagatatcgaatgtccattaatttaattgagttactgacaactcactataattaatgtcttagtccaagagtagtaccactcaacctcattgtcatgtcggactaagtccacctgtagggtttaacatgacaatccttatgagctcctcttggggacattctcaacctagaaaactaggacacagattccttctataatcaacaacacatactataagtaatatcatttctcaacttatcgggcctattgatttatcgagctaaatctcaccctttgataagttaaataaataaatactaaatatatgtgcttgttattatattaggatttagagcatacacttctataataactaaggtctagttcttttattaagtcagtataaaaagaacttacctaaaatggtcatgctcaatacacttagagtgtattagtgtaatttattagtcaagataaactaatatctaattacactacgattattccaatggtttgttcctttccatcttagtcgtgagcatctgtttataatttataaagaactaataacatgatcttctgtgtgtgacaccacacaccatgttatctacaatataaattaattgaacaactatagttaataaacaaatgtagacatttgaccattgtgattctttatttctaaataaatgtttatacaaaagctaggcttttagtatacactctaacagtgctCGCATACAAGTCAACCTTGGTTCAATACAATccaggccctggatttgcacccacccctgcACACCCAgtgtgagagagtctctccccatgcatatgtttacaacatcaatgAATGTGTCATAATTTCTACCAATAATAAAGCTAAGAGACTTCTAATGTTGGACTACCAATgcatgcacaatagagtctcttcgtctccgcctctttattccattcacatttccaacaatcccccacatgaatggaatacATGGTATATGATAGAATTCaatagttgagtcaagtataggataagtaggttttaccctttgaacctttccATGTGAAGATGTATTTTCTTACTGGCTGAcaatagacatgatgtccttgaactattctGCCATCTTTGTAAGCATTGATAAATCTCAcctaagactctccctgatacaactcaattctcatgtgtgttcgttcttggccataaaCAAGCCTGGTTctatgagaagctctaagaattgtgcctccaattctcttctaagcaaccccacttctttctcacataggtgatctttCGAGAGTaaccatctactcttcttgatcattaaaagttcATTGACTTACCTTAGTCCGGTCACTATTTTATTGGGTTATCTTTTACAGTATGTCTAGTCAGTGCAAATTAATTATCCCTTTGAAcgtagttcttgggatctccagtcaatatAGGTTAGGTGTCCTCTGTACTGATTGTTGACAATGACATCAAACTCATTCTTCATGATGCACttacaactaactctcgatttaaccctttggttaacaGATCCGCTAGGtcatcctttgacttcacatagtcaacaatgATAACTTccattgagagtagttgtctcatggtattatgtctatgatatatatgtctagacttaccattatacagatggctctataCCCGACCAATTACTGATTGACTATCAAAATGTAAGTAAATTGTCGGCACAGGTTTTCGTCATCTTGGAATATCTTTTAAGAATTGCCATAGTCATTCAgcttcttcaccacatttgtcaagggCTACAAAATCAGATTTCATCGTGGATTTGGTTATTACCGTTTGCTTAGAATATTTCTAAGAAATGGCTGCACCTCCTAGAATGAATGCATATCCacctcgtagacttagagtcttttatgtcaaatatccaacttgcatcgctatATCCTTCGATCATAGCAAGATATCTCATATAGTGTAGTCCATATTAATGAGTATACTTCAAGTAccttagtactcttgttatccatttccagtgctcaacaccgggattacccttgtatctactcagtttacttactgcataggccaagtctggtcgtgtacaactcatcaagcacatcagacttctaatcactcgagagtactctatctgagagatactttcaccttgatttttcgatagatgttgactcatatctatcaGCATTCGTGCTAATACAATATcatccttggtgaatttctcaagaagtTTGTCCACGTAATGTGACTGACTAAAAACA
Coding sequences:
- the LOC122049469 gene encoding strigolactone esterase D14-like, yielding MKMVDLIANVRLIGEGEPTVVLAHGYGIDQSTWDLLLPHLSRSHRLLLFDWNFAGAGSGIADADEHGIVDTDEGGLDLSSWSSLSALAEAVVALMERLQVRGAILVGHSMSAMIGCIASTRNPRLFSHLVLLSASPRYLNSGDGYEGGFEMTNVEQLLSNIKSDFHSWIDNFIPLAVGITGAAATMVDKFKASFRSMKPAIAYTVARAVFLCDLRDIVDEVETPTTIIQTSNDFVVPVAVGRYLQRRINKGQATLEIIDGDGHFPQLVAVPELLQILDRVLQHVV